In Synergistaceae bacterium, the genomic window AGTTTTGCCGCGGCGGTCTCGTATGCCCGGCGCAGAGGAGCGGGGTCTTCCGAGGGGATAGGATCGGTTAGGCCCACGGAGAAATAAACGTCGTCGCTGGAGATCAGCATCAAGGTTAAAAGAATCGTGCTGGAGGACCTCGGAACGGCATTACCCAAGGTGGTGGAGCCCACGACCTCGAAGGGCAACGCTTCGCATATCCTTTTTACCGCTTCAGACTCGATGAAATCGGCGTAACAAGTGAGGAGACCTACCGTGTTTTTGAGCAGTTTCCCCTCAAGTTTCCCATCGATGTCCAGTTGCTCCATTATCTCGGAAACTGCCTCTGCCGCGTCGTCAACTTCGCTGGTGTGCGCAGTCCATATTTTGATCACTTAGGATCTCCTCCTTTCAAAAGATTAAAAGGTCCCCACTTCGCAGGAGTATCAATCGTATTTTAAACCCACTTTCCGGTTTCTACCAAGTTTAAATCGATGATTTCTCACTGTTGAAAGGCCTGTATCTAGATATCTCTCTCTTTTTGAGCTTTTCGAGTATGGCGGTACCGGTATGTTGTTCGGCTGAGATTTCCTCTTGTTAGGCATGCTTTGGATTGTTAGGCATGCTTTAGATTGTTAGGCATGCTTTGGATTGTTAGGCATGCTTTGGATTGTTAGGCATGCTTTAGATTGTTAGGCATGCTTTAGATTGTTAGGCATGTTCGGGGGTTTCACCTTATAGCTCGCTCCTACGTTAGGCATGCCAAAAACAAGGCCAAGAGACGTCCCTTGGCCTTGTTCTACTGTTTTCCTGTTCTATGCTCAGTCAATCCAACGTTTGCTTATTGCGTCGGCTGGCGCCTTTAACCTTTATTTTTCTAACCTTTATTTTTCTCAGCTTTACGATAAAACGATGCGAGATGCGGGGCGGAACACGACCGGGATATCAATCGGGATATCAAGGCGGCTATAAATATTCTCAGAGTGGGGGCATCCACTCTTAAAAGAGAAGATGTCAGACCGGTTTCAGTCGGCTGTCTTTGTTGATCTTAGAATCCCACAACTTTAGTCGTGAGAGTATGTCAATTTTCTAAACTTTATTCTTCGCTTTTCTGGTTTTCCTGAGTGAGACGGGGGTCGGCGTGTTCTTCGAGTTTGCGGCCGATATCCATAAAGACGAGGCATATCAAGGAAATCCCCAACCCCGGCGGCAAGATCGTCCACCAAGCCCCGTTGGTGAAAGCCCCGAAAGTTTGAGCTTCATGGAGCATCCGGCCCCAAGAGGGCAGTCGAGGGTCTGAGAGTCCCAGAAAGGCTAGTCCCGCCTCGGCCAGGATTGCCCCTGGAACCCCTAAGGCCATGTTGGCCAGCAATAAGGGGAGCGCTTCGGGGACCAGGTGGCGAAAAAGAATGTAATCACGTTTCGCCCCCAAGGCGCGCAATCCCTCCACCCACGGGGCGTCCCGCAAGGACAGCGTCATGGCCCGCACCGTCCGAGCCGTTCCCATCCACGAGAAAACGGAGAGAATCACCACTAGGTTCCAAAGCCCCTTGCCCCACATCCCCGCGAAGATCATCAAAATCGGCAGGGTCGGAATGGACAAAAGCACGTCCACCGAACGCATGATCAGTGTGTCGGTCAAGCCTCCCGCATAGCCCGAGAGCAACCCCAGAGAAAGACCCAGAAGCGTCGCGATCAAGGTCGCCGTAATCCCCACGATCAAGGACACTCGTATCCCTCGCAAGAAAAGCGCGGCAACATCCCGCCCCCGCTGGTCTGTGCCCAGCCACCCCCATCGCCCGCCCTCGATTTTCAAGGCCACATCTCCACTGCCCACCAGCGAGAGTGTATATTCTCCATCTGAGGGGAACAGCACCGAGGACATATCATCGAAGGGCTTCAACCCCAGGGCTTTTTTGAAAGAGATATCGCGAGCGTCCAAGTCCAGTTCTCCCGGAACATCGGTCAGCAGAAACTCGTTTGTGGGCGTCTTCCACCGGACGGTTCCCTCGTCCAGGCGCCCAGTCAGAGCCACCCGCAAAGGCGCGGCGTGGTTCCAGGCCAAGGGCGCCTCAGCTGCGCCGCCGGAGACTTGCAGAGTGAGCGTGATCGTGGGGGCGATGGAGCAGTCCAGCCATTTCGGCTTGGAATAGGGAGGCGCCTGAACACCTTCCCTCAAGCCGAAAAGTTCAGGGCCCACGATAGCCAAAAACGCCAGTAAAACGAGACATACCGTACTCCATGTACTCCATGTACTCCGTTGACGCTTTACATGGCGCCTCATTTCGCGCTCACCCGCCTCACTCGCGGATCGATCAAGACGTAAATTAGGTCGGCCAAAAGATTGCAACACACAGTCAAAAGCGCCAGAAGGTAAAAGGCCGCACCGGCTGAGGGATAGTCGTGGGAGTTTGTGGCCTCCAGCAAAAAGCGCCCCGCCCCGTTGAGGGAGAAAACGGTTTCCGTAATCACGGCGCCGCTGACTACGCTGGGCAGTGAGAGCAGAAAGATCGTCAGTACTGGCGGTAGGATGGAACGGAAGGCGTGGTTCCACACCACCCTACTATAAGGCAGACCCCGGGCTCGGGCTATCAAGATGTAGTCCTCGCCCAGCGCCTTCACCATCATGTTACGGATGTAAAGCGCCCATCCTCCGAAGCTCATAATCACCAGTGAAAAAAGGGGTAAAGCCAGGTGCCACAGATAGTCGAGCACCGCGGCCGGCCCTTCCGGAGGCGGAATAGAGGTCGTTCCCCGCAGGGGAAAGATCGGCCAAGCATAGGCGAAACACAAAAGCAACAAGAGCTGCACGAAAAACGAGGGAAACGAGAAGGAAACCGCGCCGCTCAGAAGCACCACTCGCTCCACCTTGGACCCCCGTTTTAAAGCGGCCTGCATACCTAGCCACAGCCCCAACAGCGCTGACAACAACAGCGCCGGAAGCAGTAGCGCCACGGTATTGGGAACTCGGTTCTTCAATTCCTCCCACACGGGCTGACCCGTCATCATGGACAAGCCGAACCGGAAAAAGAGCATCTCCTGGATGTAGACTACGAACTGTTCGGCCAAGGGCTTATTCAGGCCCCATTGAGCAGCCAGTTGCTGTTTAGCCTCAGGCGAGAAACGAGGATCCACGATGCTCGTCAAGGGGTCTCCGGGCATAACGCGGAAAAGAAAAAAATTGAGCGCCAACACCACAGCCAGAACCACCAAAGAGCCACAAACGCGTTTGGCCAAGGCGCTCATGGGATAGCCTCTCCCTTCGGGGCGGGTTCAGGATCAGATTTAGGTTTAAACAACATATAATGCTCGTTGCGAGTCATGTGCACATATTCTCCCGTTCGGGACTCCCGAAAGATGAAGGGTCCCGTGCCGACCAGCTCGGTCAGGATCGTGCCGTTCAGGTCCTCGTGAGGGCGGTTTGTGGGTTGCCAGGCTCGCCAGTCCGAGACCGTCTCTAGAATATGTTTGGGAAGAATCAGCATTCCTCCGATGTTGTGCAGGTGCCAGTAACTCGTGTTCGCCATAACCACCCGCACCGTCCGCCTTTCAACATCGAACTCCATCGACTCGACGTCCTTCACGTTATCATAAAAACGTGGAACATTATGCTCCTTAATGTACTGGAGAGAAAAGGTCACGTCCTCCGCGGTCAGGAGACGGCCATCTTGCCATTTTAGGCCGGGGCGCAGGGTGAAGTTCAAAACTGTCCTGCCTTGTTCTTGAGTGATATCCCAGCTTTCGGCCAGCCAGGGTAGGTCCTCAAAGGTGTAGGGGTTCGTGGAGAGCAACGTATCATAAACCGTGCCCAGTACTGTCCAATCGTAGGCGGTGGAGGACACCAGCGGGTTCAAGGTCCGTATTTCCTCCGGGATATTCCAGTAGATGGGACGCTCTCTGCCTTCCTTGGGGGTCATGGAGATAAGGGTCAACAAATTGTCCGAGTTGGAGCGGTCGGTAGTGAACACTCCCTTCCAGTCGTTACGCGTGGCCGAGATGGAGTAGCGGCTGTAGATGGGAATGACCGGAAGCAGGTCCGACAAAAGCTCCTGAGCACGGGAAGCGAGGGATCGAGCGGCAGGTTCGTCGGGGGCATAACGCAGGTCCCACAGCGCTTGATCCAGTTCGGGGTCCGCGATGCCGCTCATGTTGTAACCTCCTTCCACGTCCATAGACGAATGGTAAAAGGAATAGAGGATGTCGGGATCGCGACTCATAGACCAAGCGTTGGTGCAGGCGTCAAAATCGCGCGCATCCACCCGAGCCAACATGGTTTGGAAGTCGATGGGCTCCGCTTCCACGGGCATTCCTATGGAGACTAGCACCTCGGCGGCCAGTTGGGCGATCTCCGCCGTGGTCGCCGCCACAGACGAGGGTGGGCAAAGAATTTTCGTGGGAGGCACGGAGCGACCGTCAGGTGCCACCAACCACCCGAATCGATTCCAAGTCCATCCGGCGTTGGCCAAGTGTTGGCGAGCCGACTCCACACCGCGTGGCAGTTTTTTTGTGAGTTCGGCGAGTTCGATAGGCTTGTAATAAGGAGAGATGGGGGGTAGAAAGCTCGTCAGGGGTTCGCAGTATCCAGAGAACAAGTCCCGGGTCCATTCTTTACGATCTACTACTTGGGCGGCCGCCTGACGGAGCGTCACTTGATCCCAGGGAAACTTGCGGACATTGAGGGTGATGAAAAAACCATGAAAGCTGGAGGCCAAGGACAAGTCGGCCATCCCCGATTCTCCCAGGCGTTTGATGTCCGCGGGGCGATAGAGGTCCGAGAGCACGTCCAGTTTTCCCGTTTCCATAGCTAGAAGCTGCGCGTCCATGTCCCGTGTAATCACGTAATACAGGTCCCGCATTTTTGGCCCCTCGAAGGCGAATAGATCGAAGGACGCACATGGAGAAACATCAAGAGCGTCTGACTCCGACGCGAAAGCTATTGAAAAAATCAACACAGAGAGAAAGAAAGAGAGAAAGAAAAGGAAACACGCGTATCGACGTTTCAAAAATCAATTGCCTCCTTGTCGTTCAGGTATCGCCACAACAACGTCGGGTAGTCCATGTAGTCCATGTAATCCATGTAATCCATGAACTGGCTGAACACCAACGCCTTCTGGCCCCTCTTTTCCCCAGCACGGCATCATTCCTCCACCAAAGGTCTACTGTAAGTGTATTCCGCGTCCCAGGGAAAAAGGATCCATGTGTCTTGGGTGACCTCCATAACGTGGGTGTCGACGAAAGGGCGACCCTCCGGTTTGGAGTAGACCGTGGCGAAGTAGGCCTCGGGCAGAAGGCCGCGCACGATGCGCGCGGTTTTGCCTGTGTCCACCAGGTCGTCGATGATGAGCCAGTTCCGGCCTCCATTTTCGGATTGGATTTCTTTGAGAACGCTGGCCTCTCCCTGGGTTCTTAGCGTGTAGCTGGAAACACAGACCGTGTCCACGAGCTTGATATTGAGTTCTCGCGCGATAATCGCCGCGGGGATCAACCCTCCTCTCGCGATGCCCACAATACGTTCCCATTTGCCGGTAGCGTGGAGCCGCGTCGCCAGCACTTTGCAATCTTGATGAATTCTTTCCCACGAAATCGGATAAGTAATATGATAACGTTCTTCGGAACCCACTTTTTCAATCTCCTCCAATTTTTTTTATTTTTTTTATGAATATGGCTTCGCCGCCGTCGAGTAACCTCGCAGGCAATGACGCACACAGTCTTTCAGCACATTCCTTGGCGTGAGGGCTGCAGAGCCAGACCCCAAAAGCCCCCGGCGCGCTCTTTCAAAAGTACGCGGCAGATATTGACTGAGCAGAGGCAGAGGCAAACCTGTTCGTTCCAGGTTGCGGAGAAGCGTTTGCAAACTGAACTCGACTTCCGGCAGGGGGAGGTAATATCGCGCGCGGTCGAAGAAGCTGTAGCGCATTTGGAAACGTAACCTTTCCGGCCCATCCTCGCGCCGATAGTGGTTCCTCCAGTACCTGTCATCACGTAACATAGCCGCCTCCAGAGTCTCGGAAAAACGACTCAAGGAAAGATCTGAAAGCCCCGGGGTACCGTCGGCGATTAACTCCCGCTCTATCGCCTCGAGGGCGAAAAGTCCTTCTCTAAGGGCGAACGTGAGAGCTGGACCCACCTTTAAAATAGCGACTCCGTCCTCCACCAGCATCGCCAAAGCCTCAGGTGTCTGGTAATCGGTGGAATGTCCCTCGAAAACCAATGGCTGGCCGACCTCACTTAACGCGGCGCAAAGAGCCGCCGCGGCGTTTCTATCGTAATCAAAGATTTTATCGCCGGTAAACGCCATTCCAGGCTGCACGATGAAAGCGACAACTCTTTTCATCGCGTCCGCCAACCCTGCTGCCTCGAAG contains:
- a CDS encoding ABC transporter permease; amino-acid sequence: MRRHVKRQRSTWSTWSTVCLVLLAFLAIVGPELFGLREGVQAPPYSKPKWLDCSIAPTITLTLQVSGGAAEAPLAWNHAAPLRVALTGRLDEGTVRWKTPTNEFLLTDVPGELDLDARDISFKKALGLKPFDDMSSVLFPSDGEYTLSLVGSGDVALKIEGGRWGWLGTDQRGRDVAALFLRGIRVSLIVGITATLIATLLGLSLGLLSGYAGGLTDTLIMRSVDVLLSIPTLPILMIFAGMWGKGLWNLVVILSVFSWMGTARTVRAMTLSLRDAPWVEGLRALGAKRDYILFRHLVPEALPLLLANMALGVPGAILAEAGLAFLGLSDPRLPSWGRMLHEAQTFGAFTNGAWWTILPPGLGISLICLVFMDIGRKLEEHADPRLTQENQKSEE
- a CDS encoding ABC transporter permease, encoding MSALAKRVCGSLVVLAVVLALNFFLFRVMPGDPLTSIVDPRFSPEAKQQLAAQWGLNKPLAEQFVVYIQEMLFFRFGLSMMTGQPVWEELKNRVPNTVALLLPALLLSALLGLWLGMQAALKRGSKVERVVLLSGAVSFSFPSFFVQLLLLLCFAYAWPIFPLRGTTSIPPPEGPAAVLDYLWHLALPLFSLVIMSFGGWALYIRNMMVKALGEDYILIARARGLPYSRVVWNHAFRSILPPVLTIFLLSLPSVVSGAVITETVFSLNGAGRFLLEATNSHDYPSAGAAFYLLALLTVCCNLLADLIYVLIDPRVRRVSAK
- a CDS encoding ABC transporter substrate-binding protein, translated to MKRRYACFLFFLSFFLSVLIFSIAFASESDALDVSPCASFDLFAFEGPKMRDLYYVITRDMDAQLLAMETGKLDVLSDLYRPADIKRLGESGMADLSLASSFHGFFITLNVRKFPWDQVTLRQAAAQVVDRKEWTRDLFSGYCEPLTSFLPPISPYYKPIELAELTKKLPRGVESARQHLANAGWTWNRFGWLVAPDGRSVPPTKILCPPSSVAATTAEIAQLAAEVLVSIGMPVEAEPIDFQTMLARVDARDFDACTNAWSMSRDPDILYSFYHSSMDVEGGYNMSGIADPELDQALWDLRYAPDEPAARSLASRAQELLSDLLPVIPIYSRYSISATRNDWKGVFTTDRSNSDNLLTLISMTPKEGRERPIYWNIPEEIRTLNPLVSSTAYDWTVLGTVYDTLLSTNPYTFEDLPWLAESWDITQEQGRTVLNFTLRPGLKWQDGRLLTAEDVTFSLQYIKEHNVPRFYDNVKDVESMEFDVERRTVRVVMANTSYWHLHNIGGMLILPKHILETVSDWRAWQPTNRPHEDLNGTILTELVGTGPFIFRESRTGEYVHMTRNEHYMLFKPKSDPEPAPKGEAIP
- the gpt gene encoding xanthine phosphoribosyltransferase gives rise to the protein MGSEERYHITYPISWERIHQDCKVLATRLHATGKWERIVGIARGGLIPAAIIARELNIKLVDTVCVSSYTLRTQGEASVLKEIQSENGGRNWLIIDDLVDTGKTARIVRGLLPEAYFATVYSKPEGRPFVDTHVMEVTQDTWILFPWDAEYTYSRPLVEE
- a CDS encoding class II D-tagatose-bisphosphate aldolase, non-catalytic subunit, which gives rise to MGDDDVFAWMLHKREKGKNEKIGKTIGVYSVCSANSFVLEATLDHAAEEGAPVLIETTSNQVNQQGGYTGMTPEDFIRFIRGIAVNCGFPIERIILGGDHLGPLLWQDKPEAEAMRLGEELVSAYVAAGFTKIHLDASMRLADDPPDLEDEVIAVRTARLCVASEESFRRYRLPKDADSTPPVYVVGSEVPASGGDQENIRKDQREGSALCPICSTSPLAFLTSYAAFQRAFEAAGLADAMKRVVAFIVQPGMAFTGDKIFDYDRNAAAALCAALSEVGQPLVFEGHSTDYQTPEALAMLVEDGVAILKVGPALTFALREGLFALEAIERELIADGTPGLSDLSLSRFSETLEAAMLRDDRYWRNHYRREDGPERLRFQMRYSFFDRARYYLPLPEVEFSLQTLLRNLERTGLPLPLLSQYLPRTFERARRGLLGSGSAALTPRNVLKDCVRHCLRGYSTAAKPYS